In Holosporales bacterium, the DNA window AGGGCGAAGCAGGCCCAGAATAATATCAATCAGCGTAGATTTTCCCGATCCAGTTTCTCCGACTATACCAACGCTTTCTCCCTTTTTTACCTCTAGCGATACACCAGACAAAGCATCTCTTTTGGTATTCAAATATCTAAAGCTTAAGCTTTGAACGGTTATGCTCTTTTGGAACTTAAAATCTAGCACATCAACGTAATTTTCTTTCGCGCTCATAAGGAAATACTCGTGATGCACTTGCTCAATGGACGGAATGGACATTTTGAATATGTTAAGTTGATTGATTATTCTGTTGACCCCCGGCATAAGGCGGAATCCAGCATAGAGATATCCGCCCAAGATGCCGATCATTTGGGTTGGGTTTTCATGCTCAAAACAAAGTATTGATATGCTGATTATAAAAAAACCAACAAACAGCAGTTCTATGACCACTTTGGGCAAAGCATTAACTGCGGTTTGCGCGGCTATGGTGACTGACTCTTTCTTTGAGAAAAAGCTGTAGGCTTTGATGAAAGCATCGCGTTTGCCTAATAGCACAATTTCCTTAAAGGCATGAAAGAATTGGGATAAATGTTGGTGACCATAAAGCGTTGCTGTCTGAAGCTTTTGACCAAAGCGATAAAACCTTGGGAACAGCCATTTAACAATAACTATCCCTAAAGCTAACCCTACAGAAAAAACAATAAGCGCCAACGACGGATTCATGTACACCACCATCCCAATGAGGCTGGCGAATACTGCTCCCTCTGACAGAACGACACTTAAAGGCAGCATACCCTGTGAAAACATGCCGCTAACCAAATCTCGTACAATCTGCAGACCAAAGGAGGAGTTTCTGGTCAGGTAAGTGCCGTAATCAATTTCCGAATATTTGACCAGCATCTTATCCCTGAAGCGATAGTTCATTTTTTGAATGGTGAAATTTTGAAAGAACACTTCTCCTGCGCCCAAGATATTCTTAATCAAGAAAATAATTCCAAGGACAATTGCCATATAGAAGATAATGCGATTGGTGGACAAATCCTGATTAAAGCCAAGCATATGCAGGTATTTTTGTCCGTACTCCGGCAGGGCTATTACTTGAGCAAACACTGCAATTACAGAGGCCGTAAGCACTTCAAAAGCCGACATACACAAAGCAAAGCACACAATACCGACCCATTTAAGCTTATCTTGTCGGGTTAACAGTGCACGAAGCATACTTATGGCTGATACTACAGACGTCGTCATTTTGTAATTCAGTTATAGAACGGCAGTTTATGACAGAATTGACGTATCCTCAAGGCTTTTACCTAGGGCGCCTTGGTTTTAATTGAATTTAATGAAGCGCTGTGGCCAAATGAATTGTCGTGATAGGCGTTTCTGATAATTGACTAATTTGCCTTTTATGTTATATTGCAGCAATAAATATCTACATTATAAATACTATGCATAAGCTGTTATCGCTTTT includes these proteins:
- a CDS encoding ABC transporter ATP-binding protein/permease — protein: MLRALLTRQDKLKWVGIVCFALCMSAFEVLTASVIAVFAQVIALPEYGQKYLHMLGFNQDLSTNRIIFYMAIVLGIIFLIKNILGAGEVFFQNFTIQKMNYRFRDKMLVKYSEIDYGTYLTRNSSFGLQIVRDLVSGMFSQGMLPLSVVLSEGAVFASLIGMVVYMNPSLALIVFSVGLALGIVIVKWLFPRFYRFGQKLQTATLYGHQHLSQFFHAFKEIVLLGKRDAFIKAYSFFSKKESVTIAAQTAVNALPKVVIELLFVGFFIISISILCFEHENPTQMIGILGGYLYAGFRLMPGVNRIINQLNIFKMSIPSIEQVHHEYFLMSAKENYVDVLDFKFQKSITVQSLSFRYLNTKRDALSGVSLEVKKGESVGIVGETGSGKSTLIDIILGLLRPYKGTVLIDGQHPANSYQWHRKIGYVPQSVYLTDDTIEANIAFGEKKADEDRINQAVNAAQLRKLIDQLPNGTKTIVGERGIRLSGGERQRISIARALYHQPEVLIFDEATSALDNETEAKLMETINSVSKDRTVIMIAHRLTTLKNCDKIVSMKDGKVIKIGKYEEV